From a region of the Desulfuromonas sp. KJ2020 genome:
- a CDS encoding PCYCGC motif-containing (lipo)protein gives MKTNIFRLTSIMATVLVFLLAAGHVFAGDDQEFNRILNLGMADLTQESLALLDSKYPDEDWDAVKFPQYVFTSDSVEAGYMIAVKEPELLKKFKCYCFCDTMGHADLSWCFLKKGKLKKGFDDHGSDCNICYGQAMMALLWQEAGFSAERMTLGFEKKFAKLIEQFGNK, from the coding sequence ATGAAAACGAACATTTTTCGTCTGACTTCGATCATGGCTACTGTTTTGGTCTTCTTGTTGGCCGCGGGCCATGTATTTGCCGGCGATGACCAGGAATTCAACCGCATACTCAATCTCGGCATGGCCGACTTGACCCAGGAATCCCTGGCGCTTCTTGACAGCAAATACCCTGATGAAGACTGGGATGCTGTTAAATTCCCCCAGTATGTTTTTACCAGCGATTCGGTGGAGGCAGGCTACATGATTGCGGTAAAGGAGCCAGAACTTCTTAAGAAATTCAAGTGCTACTGCTTCTGCGACACCATGGGCCATGCCGATCTGAGTTGGTGCTTTCTCAAGAAGGGGAAACTCAAAAAAGGATTTGACGATCACGGTTCCGACTGCAACATCTGTTACGGCCAGGCCATGATGGCCCTTTTGTGGCAAGAGGCGGGTTTTTCAGCAGAAAGAATGACCCTCGGGTTTGAGAAAAAATTCGCCAAGCTGATTGAACAGTTTGGGAATAAATAA
- a CDS encoding cytochrome b N-terminal domain-containing protein → MPPSKRHFFSHLHPVMVYRRTLSPSTTLGLGMACLTCLGVLLVTGATLFLYYTPDTAVAYERILHITTTLYFGRLIRNLHFVAANGLIVLVFLHMARVFFTAAYKSRSLNWQYGLVLLLLVLFANFTGYVLPWDQVAYWATKVASSLAEYIPFIGGGLRRFLLGGSQVGVETLLRSFAFHAGVIPPLIVGFTGLHLWRIRKDGGLASPPHQLGDKIPADPWLYRAEASVALLTLALLLFLALGVDAPLFERADPNHPPNPAKAPWYFVGFQELVGYSAFWGGVAVPLFLFIFFVLSPHLDRTASPPGMWFARDRFLLNVFFSALLLSQVGFIIVGQWFRGPNWGLIWPF, encoded by the coding sequence ATGCCGCCGTCCAAACGTCACTTTTTCAGCCACCTGCACCCCGTCATGGTCTACCGGCGCACGCTTTCGCCATCGACGACCCTAGGACTGGGCATGGCCTGCCTGACCTGCCTAGGGGTCCTGTTGGTCACTGGGGCGACCTTGTTCCTGTACTATACGCCGGATACAGCCGTGGCCTATGAGCGAATCCTGCACATCACCACGACCCTTTATTTTGGGCGTCTGATTCGGAATCTCCACTTCGTTGCAGCCAATGGGCTCATCGTTCTGGTGTTTCTCCATATGGCGCGCGTCTTTTTCACCGCGGCCTACAAGTCGCGCTCTTTGAACTGGCAATACGGCTTGGTTTTACTACTCCTGGTTCTATTCGCCAATTTTACGGGCTATGTGCTTCCCTGGGATCAGGTTGCCTATTGGGCGACCAAGGTGGCCTCCTCCCTTGCCGAGTATATCCCCTTTATCGGTGGCGGGCTGCGCCGCTTCTTGCTGGGCGGTTCCCAGGTCGGCGTGGAAACCCTGCTGCGTTCCTTCGCTTTTCATGCCGGCGTGATCCCACCACTTATCGTGGGTTTTACTGGCCTGCACCTCTGGCGCATTCGCAAAGACGGTGGACTTGCCTCACCACCCCATCAACTAGGCGATAAAATCCCGGCGGATCCCTGGCTTTACCGCGCCGAAGCAAGCGTGGCGCTGCTAACCCTTGCCCTTCTCCTTTTTCTCGCCCTGGGAGTCGATGCCCCGCTCTTTGAGCGTGCCGATCCGAATCATCCGCCCAATCCGGCGAAAGCGCCCTGGTATTTTGTCGGTTTTCAGGAACTGGTCGGCTATTCAGCCTTTTGGGGTGGTGTTGCCGTTCCTCTGTTTCTTTTTATTTTCTTTGTGCTCTCGCCACACCTTGACCGAACTGCGAGTCCGCCGGGTATGTGGTTTGCCAGGGACCGCTTCCTGCTCAATGTCTTTTTTAGCGCTCTTCTGCTGAGCCAAGTCGGTTTTATCATTGTTGGACAATGGTTTCGTGGCCCCAACTGGGGCCTGATCTGGCCTTTTTAA
- a CDS encoding ubiquinol-cytochrome c reductase iron-sulfur subunit produces the protein MNRRQWLFRAISMPALAVAGAALGGIFSQVWLAAGRFSSRHWSDVTAVDSLPEEGTSAFPGQRVALLCRGEDIGALSLECTHLGCLLNTVDQGFFCPCHGSEFASSGKVLSGPASRDLDWLPVRIQNGRVWIQGGTRLDSPLWIKRG, from the coding sequence ATGAATCGGCGCCAGTGGTTGTTTCGCGCAATCTCCATGCCCGCCTTAGCTGTGGCAGGTGCTGCCCTCGGTGGTATTTTTTCGCAGGTCTGGCTGGCCGCGGGCCGTTTTTCTTCAAGACACTGGTCTGACGTGACGGCGGTGGACAGCCTTCCTGAAGAGGGAACCAGCGCCTTTCCCGGCCAGCGTGTCGCCCTTTTGTGCCGGGGGGAGGATATTGGCGCGTTGAGTCTTGAATGCACCCATTTGGGGTGCCTGCTCAACACCGTTGACCAGGGATTTTTCTGCCCCTGTCACGGCAGTGAATTCGCGTCTTCGGGCAAAGTCCTATCGGGACCTGCTTCCCGGGACCTCGACTGGCTGCCCGTGCGCATTCAAAACGGACGGGTTTGGATTCAGGGCGGCACCCGCCTTGATTCGCCCCTCTGGATTAAGCGAGGTTAG
- a CDS encoding cytochrome c, giving the protein MPKEESPPPRWIPPLLAVASLLVLAASLLALLTGDNHDHQFHGTIADITVNLGGSPVREHCTTCHTEGGRPTWEGTHWMSSSHPDITPHAPERLGCTGCHLGEGMAMDRTFSHGLPGLGGRQVLQGQQVQGRCYVCHELEVLPGAEKAWNGYRLFRQKACYLCHYLNGMPEGSGFGPDLSHVGSQLGLAQLEKAIRDPRAEPDNSTMPRFPLSRNQVRDLTYFLKGRVEAPLFTSPMWVTAGRPAVAVPDVVPEDSSLVAGERLLWQGGCLACHQYKEEDGRIAPDLTYVGKMRDRDYLEGFLEHPSRLIPGAAMPTSLLNAADKVELVEFLAGATSEEAHHLEAKKVYMHHCQRCHAANGDGKGLIQPNLAQFPRAFLGNDEFFRRVTDSRLRDSLARGISGTSMPPYEHVLSAKSREDLLDLIFQSFIGISREDKVEETPLPPRPDALPLQRAERLYDRFCAECHGRSGTGKGPKASRHLPRPRNLTNAPFFTAVEDERILRGILNGVSGTAMPAWRGVVSDEEAWALVEKVRRFSGGRP; this is encoded by the coding sequence ATGCCAAAAGAAGAATCCCCACCCCCCCGCTGGATACCCCCCCTGCTGGCCGTCGCCAGTTTGCTGGTGCTGGCCGCGTCCCTGCTCGCCCTCCTGACCGGTGACAATCATGATCATCAATTCCATGGGACTATCGCGGATATTACTGTCAACCTGGGCGGCAGCCCCGTCCGTGAACATTGCACGACCTGTCATACGGAGGGAGGACGGCCCACCTGGGAAGGCACCCACTGGATGAGCTCCTCGCATCCTGATATTACTCCTCACGCGCCGGAACGCCTGGGCTGCACGGGCTGTCATCTGGGTGAAGGGATGGCGATGGACCGTACATTCTCCCATGGCCTGCCTGGACTGGGAGGGCGGCAGGTGCTGCAGGGACAGCAAGTGCAGGGACGATGCTATGTCTGTCATGAGCTGGAAGTTCTGCCGGGAGCAGAGAAGGCCTGGAACGGCTACCGGCTTTTTCGGCAAAAGGCCTGCTATCTCTGTCACTATCTGAACGGCATGCCTGAAGGCAGTGGGTTCGGGCCGGATCTGAGCCATGTCGGTTCCCAGCTGGGGCTGGCTCAACTGGAAAAGGCCATTCGAGACCCCCGCGCCGAGCCTGACAACTCGACCATGCCGCGCTTTCCCCTCTCCCGCAATCAGGTGCGTGACCTCACTTATTTTCTCAAGGGCCGGGTGGAGGCGCCTCTCTTTACCTCGCCCATGTGGGTAACGGCAGGTCGCCCCGCTGTGGCGGTACCGGACGTCGTCCCCGAAGATTCCTCTCTGGTGGCGGGAGAACGACTTTTATGGCAGGGAGGCTGTCTGGCCTGTCATCAATATAAAGAGGAGGATGGTCGCATTGCTCCTGACCTCACCTATGTAGGCAAGATGCGTGACAGGGATTACCTTGAAGGTTTTCTGGAACATCCGTCGCGGTTGATCCCTGGAGCTGCCATGCCGACATCCCTGCTGAACGCCGCAGACAAGGTGGAACTGGTCGAATTTTTGGCGGGAGCCACCTCCGAAGAGGCGCATCATCTGGAGGCGAAAAAAGTCTATATGCATCACTGTCAGCGATGCCATGCTGCCAATGGCGACGGCAAAGGACTTATCCAACCCAATCTGGCCCAGTTTCCGCGGGCTTTTCTGGGCAATGACGAGTTTTTTCGGCGGGTCACTGATTCACGGTTGCGGGACAGCCTCGCCCGGGGCATATCCGGGACCTCCATGCCGCCTTATGAGCATGTTTTGTCCGCAAAATCCCGAGAGGACCTGCTCGATTTAATCTTCCAATCCTTCATCGGGATCTCTCGGGAAGACAAGGTGGAGGAGACACCGCTGCCTCCCAGGCCGGATGCCCTGCCTCTGCAACGGGCTGAACGCCTCTATGACCGGTTTTGTGCAGAATGCCACGGGAGAAGCGGCACCGGCAAAGGACCCAAGGCCAGCAGGCACCTGCCGCGTCCCCGCAATTTGACCAACGCTCCCTTTTTTACAGCCGTTGAGGATGAACGCATTCTGCGAGGTATTCTCAATGGTGTCTCCGGGACCGCCATGCCTGCATGGCGGGGAGTGGTCAGCGACGAGGAGGCGTGGGCCCTGGTAGAGAAAGTCCGACGATTCTCAGGAGGCCGACCATGA